The following are encoded together in the Proteiniphilum saccharofermentans genome:
- a CDS encoding arsenate reductase ArsC, with protein MKILILCTGNSCRSQMAHGFLQSFDDMLEVFSAGTRPAEKVNSMAVQVMSEIGINITNHIPRSIEKYKDQEWDYVITVCDSAKESCPVFSGKVKHRLHIGFDDPSEVTGTPEFIKNEFLRVRDEIKMRFQELYMNQIKPELSRG; from the coding sequence ATGAAAATATTAATTCTTTGCACCGGTAATAGTTGCAGAAGCCAGATGGCTCACGGATTTTTACAATCTTTTGATGATATGTTAGAAGTCTTTTCTGCCGGAACAAGACCTGCGGAAAAAGTTAATTCAATGGCCGTTCAGGTTATGTCTGAAATAGGTATAAATATCACTAACCACATTCCGCGTAGTATTGAGAAGTATAAAGACCAGGAATGGGATTATGTAATAACGGTATGTGATAGCGCAAAAGAGAGTTGTCCGGTATTTTCCGGTAAGGTAAAACATCGTTTACATATTGGATTTGATGATCCTTCCGAAGTTACCGGGACCCCCGAGTTTATTAAAAACGAATTTCTACGGGTTAGGGATGAGATAAAAATGCGTTTTCAGGAATTATATATGAATCAGATTAAGCCGGAGTTATCCCGCGGATAG
- a CDS encoding CsbD family protein: MDDLRFKGKWNELKGRAKQEWADLTDDDLLYEEGKEDELYGKIQQKTGKAKDEIRNWFNQQLDKL, from the coding sequence ATGGATGATTTAAGGTTTAAAGGAAAATGGAACGAGTTGAAAGGTCGCGCCAAACAAGAATGGGCTGATCTGACGGACGACGATCTTCTCTATGAAGAAGGCAAAGAAGATGAACTGTATGGAAAAATCCAACAAAAGACCGGCAAAGCCAAAGATGAAATACGCAACTGGTTTAATCAGCAATTGGACAAACTATAA
- a CDS encoding alpha/beta hydrolase has protein sequence MKKITSIIAIATSIAATDVVEAQSIQNERQQNPYSLVYDGAITQNEKGKVNIHPVTYKIKDITIAANVYTPANYDTSQKYPAIVIAHPNSGAYPNSGGAYTLSSLLDLMSWDATDQIELINQPLLMIAGSRADSYYMTDDAFNKAINAKNKELFLIQGATHIETYWKPEYVSQAVNKLLNFYQANL, from the coding sequence ATGAAAAAAATAACATCAATAATCGCAATAGCAACGTCAATAGCAGCTACAGATGTGGTAGAAGCACAGTCCATTCAAAATGAGCGTCAACAAAATCCTTACAGCCTTGTGTATGATGGTGCTATAACTCAAAATGAAAAAGGAAAAGTAAATATCCATCCCGTTACTTATAAAATCAAAGATATTACAATAGCTGCCAATGTTTACACTCCGGCTAATTATGATACTTCTCAAAAATATCCGGCCATTGTAATTGCGCATCCCAATTCCGGTGCTTATCCCAACTCCGGAGGTGCTTACACACTAAGTAGCTTGCTCGACCTGATGAGTTGGGATGCAACCGACCAGATCGAACTGATTAACCAGCCCCTACTGATGATCGCCGGTAGTAGAGCTGACAGCTATTATATGACGGACGATGCTTTTAACAAGGCAATCAATGCAAAGAATAAAGAGTTGTTCCTCATTCAAGGTGCTACCCATATAGAAACCTATTGGAAGCCTGAATATGTATCGCAAGCGGTGAATAAATTATTGAACTTTTATCAGGCTAATCTTTAA
- a CDS encoding IS4 family transposase, translating into MNVGKTVFAQLMSFFPDYEFNKCVTKYNGNYKVRSFTCREHFHVMSFAQLTYRESLRDIEACLKALSSKLYHSGIKQAVSKSTLAEANENRDWRIYADFAQVLIKDARKLYKTDNDFLLDIDNMAYALDSTTIDLCLSLFPWAKFRKKKAAVKAHVLLDLRGSIPTIIEITDGSVHDVNILDHITIEPGAIYIMDRGYLDLDRLHSIHCKGAFFITRAKGNTAVKRVYSRPVDKTTGLRCDQSVRFTVYKSKKEYPELIRRIKSLDPDTGNTYVFLTNNFELDALLITQLYKGRWKIELFFKWIKQHLRIKNFYGTSYNAVCCQIWISVCAYLLVAIVKKRLNLEHSLYNLLQIFSLTLFEKMPINELFTKSDYNLTSPNDNKQLNLFDL; encoded by the coding sequence ATGAATGTAGGGAAAACCGTATTTGCTCAATTAATGTCATTCTTCCCGGACTATGAGTTTAATAAATGTGTTACTAAATACAACGGCAACTATAAAGTGCGAAGCTTTACCTGCCGTGAACATTTCCATGTAATGAGTTTTGCCCAACTCACCTACAGGGAAAGTCTCAGGGATATCGAAGCCTGTTTGAAAGCACTTTCAAGTAAATTATACCATAGCGGTATAAAACAGGCAGTCTCAAAATCCACATTGGCAGAGGCTAATGAAAATCGTGACTGGCGCATTTATGCAGACTTTGCGCAAGTCCTGATAAAGGATGCGCGCAAGCTGTATAAAACAGACAACGATTTTTTACTTGACATTGACAACATGGCCTATGCCCTTGACAGCACAACGATAGACCTTTGTCTCTCATTGTTCCCATGGGCGAAGTTCCGCAAAAAGAAAGCAGCCGTAAAGGCTCATGTCCTTTTGGATCTTCGGGGCTCTATCCCGACTATTATTGAAATAACAGACGGGAGTGTGCACGATGTCAATATACTGGACCATATCACAATTGAACCCGGTGCCATCTATATCATGGATCGGGGATATCTTGACCTGGACAGGCTCCATTCCATTCATTGCAAAGGTGCTTTTTTTATTACCCGGGCAAAGGGGAACACTGCGGTGAAGAGGGTTTATAGCCGGCCGGTCGATAAAACCACGGGGCTCAGGTGTGATCAATCCGTAAGGTTTACAGTCTACAAATCGAAGAAAGAATATCCGGAACTGATTCGCAGGATAAAATCCTTGGACCCCGATACCGGAAACACTTACGTATTCCTGACGAATAACTTTGAGTTAGACGCCTTGCTTATAACTCAGTTATACAAAGGACGCTGGAAGATTGAATTGTTTTTCAAATGGATAAAACAACATCTTCGAATTAAAAATTTTTACGGCACGAGCTACAATGCGGTATGTTGCCAGATATGGATTTCCGTCTGTGCATATCTTTTAGTAGCGATCGTAAAGAAGAGGCTCAATCTGGAGCATTCACTCTACAATTTATTACAGATTTTCAGCCTTACTCTTTTTGAAAAGATGCCTATAAATGAACTATTTACAAAGAGCGATTACAATTTAACAAGTCCGAATGATAATAAACAATTGAATTTGTTTGATTTATAA
- a CDS encoding DUF6265 family protein → MQTISRIMILFLSLFMIACSSNKSENSNKPLSYTGYDFDFLLGEWNRTNDEEGKRTFENWKKENDSTYIGESFTLRDNDTIWKENTVLSPIDGVWYYQVKMKGDKESTDFKVIDYENNSFTCENRQNEFPKTIRYWKTDNILNAEIADDEIKIPFIFEK, encoded by the coding sequence ATGCAAACAATCAGCCGAATAATGATCCTCTTTCTCTCCCTCTTTATGATTGCCTGTTCTTCCAATAAGAGCGAAAACTCAAATAAACCACTATCCTATACAGGATATGATTTTGATTTTTTACTTGGTGAATGGAATAGAACCAATGATGAGGAGGGAAAAAGGACTTTTGAAAATTGGAAAAAGGAGAACGACTCAACTTATATAGGAGAGAGCTTTACATTAAGAGATAACGATACGATTTGGAAAGAGAATACGGTCCTGTCACCCATTGATGGAGTTTGGTATTATCAGGTGAAAATGAAGGGTGATAAGGAATCTACCGATTTCAAAGTGATCGATTATGAAAACAATTCTTTTACTTGTGAGAACAGGCAGAATGAATTCCCTAAAACGATCAGGTACTGGAAAACAGATAATATACTGAATGCGGAGATTGCAGACGATGAAATAAAAATCCCGTTTATATTTGAAAAGTAA
- a CDS encoding ArsR/SmtB family transcription factor: protein MKINNNIEEQEIVARFAKAMGHPTRIAILLFLASQESCFFGDIHDELPIAKATVSQHLKELKEAGLIQGEIETPKVRYCINKENWVIASKLFANLFSVYATKDVCC, encoded by the coding sequence ATGAAGATCAATAATAATATCGAAGAACAGGAAATTGTTGCCCGTTTTGCCAAGGCAATGGGGCATCCTACCCGGATTGCGATATTGCTATTTTTAGCATCACAGGAAAGTTGTTTTTTTGGTGATATTCACGATGAACTTCCGATAGCAAAAGCTACCGTATCTCAGCATCTGAAAGAACTCAAGGAAGCAGGTCTAATTCAGGGAGAGATAGAAACCCCCAAAGTGAGGTATTGCATCAACAAAGAGAACTGGGTAATAGCCAGTAAGCTGTTCGCAAACCTTTTTAGTGTATATGCCACAAAAGATGTATGCTGTTAA
- a CDS encoding type 1 glutamine amidotransferase has protein sequence MKVHSLQHVPFEGLGYIGNWLTKNNHTITSTRFYESAYHLPEAEDIDVLIVMGGPMGVYDEDSFPWLKEEKAFISNCIQSGKRVLGICLGAQLIAECLGARVDKAVHKEIGWFPVMCTQESKQLGWFYELFKDNPTVFHWHGDRFEIPKEGLNLLSSDANTNQAFYYSENVIGLQFHLEVTEETVGLISENCADELCENPWVQTREQIKTGTMIYADNCNWIMEGILQNLLDG, from the coding sequence ATGAAAGTACATTCCCTGCAGCATGTACCCTTTGAAGGATTGGGTTATATTGGAAACTGGTTGACGAAAAATAATCACACGATTACATCCACCCGTTTTTATGAATCTGCCTATCATTTGCCCGAAGCGGAAGATATAGACGTATTGATCGTTATGGGCGGACCGATGGGTGTATATGACGAAGACTCTTTCCCCTGGTTGAAGGAAGAAAAAGCATTTATCAGTAACTGCATTCAATCCGGTAAAAGAGTATTGGGTATTTGTCTGGGCGCTCAACTTATAGCTGAATGTCTGGGTGCTAGGGTAGATAAAGCTGTACATAAGGAAATCGGTTGGTTTCCTGTAATGTGCACGCAAGAAAGTAAGCAGTTAGGGTGGTTTTACGAGTTGTTCAAAGACAATCCGACCGTTTTTCATTGGCATGGCGACAGGTTTGAAATACCGAAGGAAGGACTCAACCTGCTTTCATCCGACGCCAATACCAACCAGGCGTTTTATTACAGCGAAAATGTAATAGGTCTGCAATTTCACCTGGAGGTAACGGAAGAAACGGTCGGGTTAATATCGGAAAACTGTGCCGATGAGCTCTGTGAAAACCCTTGGGTACAAACCAGAGAGCAGATAAAAACCGGAACAATGATCTATGCTGATAACTGCAATTGGATAATGGAAGGGATTTTGCAGAATTTACTGGATGGATAG
- a CDS encoding carboxymuconolactone decarboxylase family protein yields the protein MKKVSLCIVIITLLLGISGNINAQNDMLDEKQKKIITISGLTAKGDLEKLKTELNAGLEAGLTINEIKEVLIHLYAYCGFPRSIRGLQTFMEVLDERRAGGITDKLGVKASPINDDGNKYERGKKILGELTQTPQPETLSGYSAFAPTIDTFLKEHLFADIFERDVLTYAERELVTVSVISSIGNAEPMLRSHLTICLNVGLAPQQLNEFVDIIQSTIGEEEGKSARLVLDEVLKNKK from the coding sequence ATGAAGAAAGTAAGTTTATGTATAGTAATAATTACGCTGTTACTGGGTATATCCGGTAATATAAATGCGCAGAATGATATGTTGGACGAGAAACAAAAAAAGATAATTACCATTTCCGGACTGACGGCAAAAGGTGATTTAGAGAAGCTGAAAACAGAACTAAATGCCGGTCTCGAAGCCGGACTTACCATCAATGAAATAAAGGAAGTATTGATACACCTTTACGCATATTGCGGATTTCCCCGCAGTATCCGGGGACTACAAACTTTCATGGAAGTGCTGGACGAACGAAGAGCCGGCGGGATTACCGATAAACTGGGTGTAAAAGCCTCTCCTATAAATGATGACGGTAACAAGTATGAAAGGGGCAAAAAGATTTTAGGAGAACTTACCCAAACACCCCAACCCGAAACGCTTTCGGGATATTCGGCTTTTGCACCGACCATAGACACTTTTCTGAAAGAACATCTGTTTGCGGATATCTTTGAACGTGATGTACTTACTTATGCCGAAAGGGAACTGGTAACCGTTTCGGTAATCAGCTCGATTGGGAATGCAGAACCGATGCTCCGTTCGCATTTGACCATTTGCCTGAACGTAGGCCTGGCCCCGCAACAATTAAATGAATTTGTGGATATTATTCAATCGACCATTGGCGAGGAAGAGGGAAAATCTGCCCGGTTGGTTTTGGATGAAGTCCTAAAAAATAAGAAGTAA
- the arsB gene encoding ACR3 family arsenite efflux transporter, with amino-acid sequence MEKKQGISAFEKYLTIWVAICIVVGIAIGQWFPVIPETLSKFEYANVSIPVAVLIWLMIFPMMLKVDFQSVRDVGKRPKGIIITCITNWLIKPFTMFGIAYLFFFVLFKAFIPSELAEDYLAGAVLLGAAPCTAMVFVWSYLTKGNAAYTLVQVAVNDLIILVAFVPVVAFLLGMGGIFIPWNTLIISVFLFVVIPLVAGVITRITVIKKKGMEYFNNVFINKFNNLTIGGLLLMLIILFSFQGETILNNPLHILLIAIPLIIQTVFIFFVAYGWAKWWKLPHDIAAPAGMIGASNFFELAVAVAISLFGLQSGAALATVVGVLVEVPVMLMLVRIANNTREWFKAT; translated from the coding sequence ATGGAAAAGAAACAGGGGATAAGTGCTTTTGAAAAGTACCTCACCATATGGGTGGCTATTTGTATTGTCGTAGGTATTGCTATAGGACAATGGTTTCCGGTCATCCCGGAAACGTTGAGTAAGTTTGAATATGCCAATGTATCAATTCCTGTAGCTGTTTTGATATGGTTAATGATATTTCCAATGATGCTCAAAGTCGACTTTCAGAGTGTCAGAGATGTGGGTAAACGGCCGAAAGGAATAATTATCACCTGTATTACCAACTGGTTGATTAAGCCTTTTACGATGTTTGGGATTGCCTATTTATTCTTTTTTGTATTGTTTAAAGCATTCATCCCGTCGGAATTGGCAGAAGATTATTTGGCTGGGGCAGTATTGCTTGGTGCTGCGCCTTGCACGGCAATGGTATTTGTATGGAGTTATCTCACCAAAGGAAATGCAGCCTATACACTTGTACAGGTGGCTGTAAACGATTTGATCATACTTGTGGCATTTGTACCTGTTGTGGCGTTTTTGCTGGGGATGGGTGGAATTTTCATACCCTGGAATACATTAATAATTTCAGTATTTCTCTTTGTTGTAATACCGCTTGTGGCGGGTGTTATCACCCGTATTACAGTGATAAAGAAAAAAGGGATGGAATACTTCAATAACGTTTTTATAAATAAGTTCAACAACCTCACAATTGGTGGACTTTTGCTTATGCTGATAATTCTTTTTTCTTTTCAGGGAGAAACCATATTAAATAATCCCCTGCATATTTTACTGATAGCCATTCCATTGATAATACAAACCGTTTTCATCTTCTTCGTGGCATATGGATGGGCAAAATGGTGGAAACTTCCGCATGACATTGCTGCCCCTGCAGGAATGATTGGGGCAAGCAATTTTTTTGAACTGGCTGTGGCTGTTGCCATTTCACTTTTCGGATTACAGTCAGGCGCAGCGCTGGCAACGGTTGTCGGAGTATTAGTAGAAGTTCCTGTTATGCTTATGCTTGTCAGAATAGCTAACAATACGCGAGAGTGGTTTAAAGCTACATAG
- a CDS encoding four-helix bundle copper-binding protein has translation MMAKCIQTDMECAAICYAAAQLMSLGSEKSKEICRLCTEICDQCADECEKHSHDHCRECAEACRKCADECRKMVGSHY, from the coding sequence ATGATGGCAAAATGTATCCAAACGGATATGGAATGTGCTGCTATATGTTACGCTGCCGCCCAATTGATGAGCCTGGGCAGCGAAAAATCGAAAGAAATATGCAGGTTATGCACCGAAATATGCGACCAATGCGCCGATGAATGTGAAAAACATTCGCACGATCACTGTCGGGAATGTGCGGAAGCTTGCAGGAAGTGTGCCGATGAATGTCGGAAAATGGTAGGATCCCATTATTAA
- a CDS encoding alpha/beta hydrolase: MKKLLFVSALYLFTIASNMGAQTIKKQKPLVIEQQGSFAVGGSVITNPGTFDPITRTPEGQTFHGDHAYITYQIPVKARKLPLVFWHGIGQFSKTWETTPDGREGFQNIFLRRGFGVYLITQPRRGNAGRSTVPVTINPVPDEQEWFSTFRLGVWPDFFDGVQFDRSEKTLNQYFRQMTPNMGAFDTEVITDAIPGLFDKIGKGVLVTHSHSGGFGWLTAMDNPNVKAIASYEPGSGFVFPEGEVPDPIPGSSGALTANSVSMEDFMKLTKIPIIIYYGDFIPEKQIENPGIDGWRTRLEMARKWRDVVNKYGGDVTVVHLPEIGIKGNTHFPFSDLNNIEIADLLSEWLKEKRLD, translated from the coding sequence ATGAAGAAATTATTATTCGTTAGTGCATTATATTTATTCACCATTGCATCTAATATGGGTGCTCAAACAATAAAGAAACAGAAGCCTTTAGTTATTGAACAGCAGGGAAGTTTTGCCGTGGGCGGTAGTGTAATCACCAATCCCGGTACATTCGATCCGATCACGCGAACCCCGGAGGGGCAGACTTTCCACGGAGATCATGCATATATCACTTATCAAATCCCTGTTAAAGCCCGCAAACTGCCTTTAGTGTTCTGGCACGGTATAGGACAATTCTCGAAAACATGGGAGACAACCCCCGACGGACGGGAGGGATTTCAGAATATATTCCTGCGCCGGGGTTTTGGTGTATATCTTATTACCCAACCACGACGAGGCAATGCCGGGCGCAGTACCGTACCGGTTACTATAAATCCGGTTCCCGATGAGCAGGAATGGTTCAGCACATTTCGTTTGGGGGTATGGCCTGACTTTTTCGACGGGGTACAATTCGACAGGAGTGAAAAAACACTCAACCAGTATTTCCGGCAAATGACCCCAAATATGGGAGCATTTGATACGGAAGTAATCACTGATGCCATTCCTGGACTTTTCGACAAAATAGGTAAGGGTGTTCTTGTTACACATTCCCATTCGGGAGGGTTCGGGTGGCTGACCGCTATGGATAATCCCAATGTAAAAGCTATCGCATCTTATGAACCCGGAAGCGGGTTTGTATTCCCCGAGGGTGAAGTACCCGACCCCATACCCGGTTCGTCGGGAGCACTCACAGCCAATAGTGTGTCGATGGAGGACTTTATGAAACTTACTAAAATTCCAATCATCATATACTATGGCGATTTTATTCCTGAAAAGCAAATAGAAAACCCGGGTATCGACGGTTGGCGCACCCGTCTGGAAATGGCAAGAAAGTGGAGAGACGTTGTAAATAAATACGGTGGGGATGTAACAGTGGTACATCTGCCTGAGATCGGGATTAAAGGCAATACCCATTTCCCGTTTTCAGACCTGAATAATATCGAAATAGCCGATTTGTTATCAGAGTGGTTGAAAGAAAAACGACTGGATTAG
- a CDS encoding helix-turn-helix domain-containing protein translates to MEKVLNFDTISEYNAFNNLETLHPLVSVIDFSKAKERTGHKMNFGIYCIFLKEVDCGDLKYGRHYYDYQEGTLVFISPGQFIDVENKTDYYQPMGHALVFHPDLIRGTSLAGRMNDYTFFSYNTNEALHLSAKERHLVLDLFSKIEDELQHSVDKHSKTLIASGIELFLNYCERFYDRQFITREDVNKGILERFENLLDSYFLSDNPVETGLPSVAYCADKLNLSANYFGDLIRKETGKSAQEYIQAKIIDVAKDKLFDSDKTINEIAYELGFKYPQHFSRMFKKSAGISPSEYRAISQAM, encoded by the coding sequence ATGGAAAAGGTTCTCAATTTTGATACAATTAGCGAGTACAATGCTTTTAACAATCTTGAAACGTTACATCCATTAGTGAGTGTGATTGATTTCTCAAAAGCAAAGGAAAGGACGGGACATAAAATGAATTTCGGAATTTATTGCATCTTCCTGAAAGAGGTTGATTGTGGTGATTTGAAATACGGACGCCATTATTACGATTATCAGGAAGGAACATTGGTTTTTATTTCGCCCGGACAATTTATAGACGTTGAAAATAAAACGGATTACTACCAACCTATGGGACATGCACTGGTTTTCCATCCCGACCTGATACGTGGCACATCTCTTGCCGGGCGTATGAACGATTATACCTTTTTCAGCTACAACACTAACGAAGCTTTGCATTTGTCGGCAAAAGAACGTCATTTGGTGTTGGATTTGTTTTCTAAAATAGAAGATGAACTGCAACATTCGGTTGACAAGCATAGCAAGACATTGATTGCTTCCGGTATCGAGCTTTTCCTCAATTACTGCGAACGTTTTTATGACCGCCAGTTTATCACCCGAGAGGATGTCAATAAAGGTATTCTGGAAAGATTTGAAAACTTATTGGACAGTTATTTTTTATCAGATAACCCCGTAGAAACAGGTTTGCCTTCTGTCGCTTACTGCGCTGACAAACTCAACCTGTCAGCTAATTATTTTGGTGATTTAATCAGGAAAGAAACAGGAAAATCTGCGCAGGAATACATTCAGGCCAAAATCATTGACGTTGCCAAAGACAAACTTTTCGATAGTGACAAAACTATCAACGAGATTGCTTATGAATTGGGGTTTAAATACCCGCAGCATTTCAGTCGCATGTTCAAAAAATCAGCAGGTATTTCTCCAAGTGAGTATAGAGCGATAAGCCAGGCTATGTAG